The genomic stretch TCACCTATGGCTAAGAGAGGCTAGAGTTGAGTTAAAGGCTGTTTCAGGATTTGTAGTTGGACCAAGGTTAGAGGGCCTGCCTCAGAGACATAGTCTTTCCTGCCACTCAGTCCTTGGACAGGCACAACCGGAGGCTAAAGGAGCTGGAACTGGCTCACAGATTACTTTAGGATTCACAGGCAAACAGCTTGACGGGACTGTTACCTGGGCAGAGGTGAATATGACTCCTGCTGGGTTTCTTGGAGGAATGGCACTGGTGGAGACCAAAGACAAAAATGATTGAGCTGAGCTGACAGGAAGATGAGCTATTTCTGAATCTGCACCCAAGACCTAAGTCAGGGAGTCTACATCTGTGTGTCAGCCTGCATTCTTAAAACGGCATTCAttggtcatgggcttccctggggattcATAATCTCATCTGGATCCCAAAACTCCCACAGAGGCACTTTTGTACTTGTATTGCTGCCAAATTATTGTTGCTGATGGGGGACTataaggccagcattaccctgatatgAAAGCCAGATAAGGATAccacaggaaaataaaagtaCTGCCAATATCCCTGATGGATATACATggaaaaattctcagcaaaatattagcaaaccaaattcaacaacaccttgaaaggatcatacatcatgaccaagtggaatTTATTTCTGGGATGCAAGGATGGGTGAACATAAGCAAATTAATaatatgatacaccacattaacaaatagaagaacaaaaatcatatgattgtcttaacagatacagaaaatgcatttgacaaaatacaacatcctttcatgattaaaaaggaaaaaactgttaACAAATTGAATATGGAAGGAATATACATCAACACAATAAAGGCCATATTACAACGAgtagggtaatgctggccttatAGTCCCCCATCAGCAACAATAATTTGGCAGCAATACAACTACAAAAGTGCCTCTGTGGGAGTTTTGGGATCCAGATGAGATTATgaatccccagggaagcccatgaccaaTGAATGCCGTTTTAAGAATGCAGGCTGACACACAGATGTAGACTCCCTGACTTAGGTCTTGGGTGCAGATTCAGAAATAGCTCATCTTCCTGTCAGCTCAGCTCAATCATTTTTGTCTTTGGTCTCCACCAGTTTCCTCCATCATACTCAAATGtaaaagcttaaaagcttttcttctaagctcagaaacaaaacaaaggtgTCCACACTCACCATTTCAATTCAGCATGTACTGGAAGCCCTAGCCAGAGCAACcagtcaataaaaagaaataaaagtcctccaaatcagaaaagaaggtaaattttctttgttttcagatgacataatCTTATATATAGGAAATCCTAAAAactccaacaaaaataaaaaaagaattgttaGAATtatcaataaattcagtaaagttgaagGATGCAAAGTCAGCATACAGAAATCAGTTTCATTTATATACACCATGAAatatctaaaaaagaaataaagaatcccATTCACAGTAACATCAAAAACAATGAACtaataagaataaatttaactaaaagGATGAAAGATCCATACACTGAAACAGAAAGACATTGATGAAAGTAATTGACGAAgacacaaataaacagaaaactagCCTTTCATGGATtgggaagaattaatactgttaaaatggcttccctggtggctcaaacagtaaagaatctgcctgcaatgcaggagacccaggctcaatccctggattggaaaggtcccctgagaaagacatggctacccactccagtattcttgctggagaattccaggtacagaggatcctggtggactacagtccttggggtcacaaagagtcaggcacaactgagcaactaacacacacacccaaagCCATCAGGTAGATTCAATACAAGTCCTATCAAAACTTCAATGGAttgttcacagaaatagaaaaaacaaccCTAGTATTTGTCTGGAACCACAGAAAACCCCAAATGGCCAAAGCAATCctcagaaagaagaacaaagctggaggcatcacacttcttgatttcaaactatactacaaagctataggaatcaaaacagcatggtactggtataaaaatagacacatagaccAATGGGACAAAATTGAGAGTCCAAAAATAAACCCTCAGATATATAAGtacaactaatatttgacaaggaaGTCAACAATACTCGATGGAGAAATGTCATTGGGTGGCAATGAAGTGTCAAATTCACTTATAAGCTGCACTGGTAACCATCAGTGAAGATTTTCTCATTGACTATCATTCACCTTTCCCTAGGAGTAATACTTACAGAACTGGTTTAAGAGGATCCTAGAAAGAAGCCCCAATTCttttagaggaaaaacaaaagaccaaTGATTAAAAATCTCATCACATTTACACTGGTTTCAAATTCCCCATTCATAGAAAGTGAAATCAGAGTAGATATTGACAAGTTGACTAGATAAGTCAAGTAAATCGCTTCTGCTATCTTGGATTTCCCTCCACAGCAAGTAAGGTCATTCCACATCATGATTAGGTCATTCAAGGCAGTTCCTACCTAGTACCAATCACCTGATTATTACAGTGAAAGACTCCAGGACATTTTAGTGGATTTCATTATAAAGTGGCCAACAGATTACAATTTCCTATATCTCCATGTTGTAGTGCTTCATTCGAGCTAGAGGGGAAATATTTGTTCACAAGCAGGTCTCAGTTTCAGAATTAGAGTCATGGGAAAGAAAACTTCCATTTATTGCACTGACCCCCACAGAAGGTGATTCCTCAATGGAATGCAATCCCTGCAGTGAAAAGCCTCCTGAAATTTACTCAAGATTTCCCCTGGATTCTCTGTTTTCTTGACTCTAGCCACCTCATAGGAGCTAATCTACTAAAACCTGGATGAGTCCCAAAGATTGAAAAGAGGAGGCACTCCAGGGGAAGCAAGGAAGCCACTGAGACCACTTGGGGAGAGACATAGATTTTTAGAGTAACCCCTGAGAGGAAACATGGATTAAACACTGTTTCATATGTTAAATGTCTcagcaaacagaaaataaacctcTGGAGGCTCCAGGAGGGAAGTAAGCCCAGTCATCCACATAAAATGCCCTCACCTGGAGTTTTTCTCATCAGAGTCAATGAGGAGGACACGCTTTTATGTTCAGCTCTACCatacccatgctgctgctgctgctgctaagttgctgcagtcgtgtctgactctgcgcaaccccatagacagcagcccaccaggccccctcatccctgggattctccaggcaagaacactgaagtgggttgccatttcctttcccagtgcatgaaagtgaaaagtgaaagtgaagttgttcagtcgtgcccgactcttagcgaccccatggactgcagcctaccaggctcctccatccatgggattttccaggcaacagtactggaatggggtgccattgccttctccgaccataCCCATATATCTCTTCAAACTGAGCCAGGAAATCCAACAGTGTATGTAAGGAAAAAAAGCACTAACTGTTCATGTTACAGCCACTGATGTGATATACTATAGAGTGCCTTTTACTTTATAAATCTGGTTAGTCATTATTCCTCTGTatcagtatagtgtaaacattcTGTATGTGAACATAGAACATTTTTGTTCATTGGATAAAAAGCTATGGACCATTTATGAAGCCTGTTTGTGAAATGAACAGTTGGCATAGATCATCTGCACCATTTTTTCCTATTGTATGATTTTTATGATTATTAGAGACGATCTTTCTGAAAGCAATCTCACTTTCCAGGTAGTATACTCTTCCTTCAGACTACGTGAGAGGACAGAATACCAAGTGAAGAGCATACAGAAGGAAGCTGTTTAATCAAGCTACTGTTCTTGAAGTGGGTGGACTGGTGAGTTGACTGGTCAGCTGGCTGGTCGGTGTCTTTTGTATTGGAAAGAAGAGTATGAAAAAACTGGCCCCTAAGTTTGTCCTCATGTAATGATTTATGAATCCCCAAAGCATAAGAATCAGTGTGTGTATGGCATAAATTTGTGATATCTATTCCCAGCAAGTAATTTTGGAGACTTTGGAGGGTGGAGTTATGAAGAACTTAGTTGAGTCAGTTTACTCCAtcaatggtaaaaataaaaattgacaacTCTAGACTTTTCTATCAAACTTCCCACTTTTTGACCATCCCACTGCTTATCTGCATTTTCACCAAAAGCTGCAGGAAAAATAATGTCGCTGCTAATAAATCTTATAGGGCACTGCGGTAGAAAAGATGAAGTGAGATGTGAAGTTGTCAAACCTAGAGTGTCCCAAACTGTTGTTTACATTAAGCAGACATATTTCAGTTTttcgtaaaggaaatcaggaaGCACAGTTCTCGTGATTCTGGTTTAAGTCTGTGAACTTGGATTTATTTCTGACCTATTACAGAGAAAGTGATTTATTTATGCTTTGTAAATAACAGTCTGGGAATCTTCTACCAAGCATCTTATTCAGTGAAGATGGTAAACAAATATCTTTTGGATTCAACATTgactggaaaactggacagctttaGACTTAGATGCTCAGGCATCCTCTTTATGCTTCCTTAAAAACCACCAGCAGGAATATTCCAAATCTTGATTCATAAGTATCATCCATGATCCTCCTTTcaatttctctgttcttttttgcCTTTCAAATTTCTTTATCTCCTATTCCTAACAAAGTTAGGACTGGTGATTTCTAATATACAAGGCAGGAGATCTGAATTTAACAAGAAAACTGAATGTTGAAACTATTATTTTTAggtctcttgttgttcagtcgccaagttgttgttgttgctgttgttcagctgttcagtcaccaagtcatgtcagactcttcacagccccatggactgcagcacgccaggctttcttgtccctcaccatctcccagagtttgcccaagttcatgaccGTTGcattggtgaggccatccaaccatctcatcctttgttgcccttAGGCCTCTTAGTGTTTTCTTAATATTAATCAATTACAAAATTACTCtgtttcaaatatataaagatttgtacatttttgtacaatttttaaatgtacaaatttTAAATGCATGTACTGAAAAGTACGTCtgtccaaatatttgaaaatgtcctCACTTTCTTTTCAGAGAACAAAATTAATTCTACCAGATAAAATTGCAGATAAAACCCTGTTTGACTGTAGATTCCTTTAGTTGTCTTTATCATCCAAAAAACTTTTGTATTGAAACACCATTTTCTTTATCTAGGAGGATCTGAAtataaaaagcaagatagtttattttttatagtatgtgtaaaaatgtgaaattaaacacataaatagggatagaaagagacacatgtaccccaatgttcatcgcagcactgtttataatagccaggacatggaaacaacctagatgtccatcagcagatgaatggataagaaagctgtggtacatatacacaatggagtattactcagccgttaaaaagaattcatttgaatcagttctgatgagatggatgaaactggagccgattatacagagtgaagtaagccagaaagaaaaacaccaatacagtacactaacacatatatatggaatttagagagatggcaatgacgaccctgtatgcaagacaggaaaaaagacacagatgtgtataacggactttggactcagagggagagggagagggtgggatgatttgggagaatggcattctaacatgtatactatcatgtaagaattgaatcgccagtctatgtctgacgcaggatacagtatgcttggggctggtgcatggggatgacccacagagatgttatggggagggaggtgggaggggggttcatgtttgggaacgcatgtaagaattaaagattttaaaattaaaaaaataataataaaataaaaataatagcaaatatttatgaTATACTAGGTCTCTTGTACTTTTTCTAGGCATCCCTCAAgtggtcggacacaactgagcgacttcactttcacttttcactttcatgcattggagaaggaaatggcaacccactccagtgttcttgcctggggaatcccagggacaggggagcctggtgggctgccatctatgaggtcacagagagtcagacatgactgaagcgacttagtagcagcagcagcagcaagtggttAGAGtgatactttaaaagaaaattttaaaggaatttagGAATAGCCTCGAGTCTTGAGTGTCATGATATCTGTCACAAATAACTCAGTTGATTAGGTTATTCTGAAAAGGCAGTGTTCTGGAGTAATTTTTATCTCCATGTGTAAATCAGCTAATTCTGGTTTGTTGCCAAAGGCTTAAGATCAGCTTCACACTAGCTGTCCTCAAAATATAACATTGTTGTTTTGTAACAAGGTATGCTGAATAAGAGAAAGTGGAAGAGTTTGTACATGGAAATCTATAGTCAACTTTAGAAAAAGACCAAAATTAGAAAGCATCTTCTTAAGgatcaaaataaaaaaggaagaaattttcaCCACTGGTTGTACAAACTGATGTGGATCTTTCTGCATTGGATTCTAACAAAATAGTACTGAGATTTAGATCCATAGTCAATTCAAAATAAGGTGAGATTTATTCCCACTTCATTTCAAAATACCTCATATATTTTAGGGTAGGGTTTAAGTTCCCTTCAATAAAATCCTTAGGATATGTAAGAAGCAAAGTAACTTGGGTTCTCTCACGTCTTTCTTCTTTGTAGATTTAAGACCCATGAACATGTCAGCAGCACACATTGTAACTGAGTTTATTCTCCTGGGATTCCCTGGTTGCTGGGAGATacagatttttctcttctcaCTATTTTTGGTGGTTTATGCCTTGACTTTGATGGGGAATGGAGCCATTATCTGTGCAGTGAAATGGGACCCACGACTGTacacccccatgtactttctGTTGGGAAACTTTGCCTTCCTTGAAATCTGGTATGTTTCCTCCACTGTTCCTAACATGCTAGTCAACATTCTCTCCAAAACGAAGGCCATCTCATTTTCTGGCtgcttcctccagttctatttcttcttttccctggGCACAGCTGAGTGTCTCTTCTTAGCAGTAATGGCTTATGATCGGTACCAGGCCATCTGTCACCCACTGCACTACCCCATCATCATGACTCGGAGGCTCTGTGGAACACTGGTATCTCTCTGCTGGCTCACTGGATTCCTTGGCTACCCAATCCCCATTTTTTTCATCTCCCAACTTCCCTTCTGTGGACCCAATACCATCGATCACTTCCTGTGTGATATGGATCCACTGATGGCTCTGTCCTGTGCTCCAGCCCCCattactgaatttattttctatacTCAGAGTTCCCTTGTCCTCTTTTTCACTATTACGTATATTCTTCGATCCTACACCCTGCTGCTCAGAGCTGTTTTTCAGATCCCTTCTACAGCTGGCCGGAGAAAGGCCTTTTCAACCTGTGGTTCTCATTTAACTGTGGTGTCTCTTTTCTATGGGACAGTCATGGTAATGTATGTGAGTCCTACATATGGCATCTCAGCTTTGATGCAGAAAATCCTCACATTGGTATATTCAATAATGACTCCTTTCCTTAATCCCCTGATCTATAGTCTTCGCAATAAGGACATGAAACTTGCCCTGAGAAATGTCTTGTTTGGAAGGAGAATTAGTCAAAATTCCTGAGCCAAAAATGTGTCATACTTCCAAGTTCTAATGAATAAGGTGGAAATGTGTAAGTTCTTTCAGTGGTCTTAATAGGGTTTACTCTGAGTAGTTAgaggccatttttttttcctggaaatgtGCCTAGCTTAAATATCTATGCTGACTACTAAAGCTTTATAATTCACTGGACTTCGATATgcagtaaaaaatttttaaagactgtCCTTACTGGAATTTTAAAAACGGGATTGTTATATGAGGGAAAGTAGACACTGCTGAAAGATTTCTCATGTTTTAGGACATCTAATGACCTTTACCAAATGGTTAAAGGTACAGTgacttttttaacatttttatttagctatagttgatatacaaaaaGACTGCACatacttaatatattttaaaggtgctgtgaattttttttccttttggaaagagtatcttttttaattaatccTTTTGAAATTTAATccttttgaaatatagttgatttacaacgttgtgttattttctggtgtacagcacagtgattcagttttcatattcttttccatatggctTATTTCAGGATTGTTAGAGTTCCTGTACTATTCAGTAGGACTTTattgtttgtgtattttatatatagtagtttgtatcaaGGGACAGTGAGTTTTAACAAAAAAATCTTTCTATAATCTTTAAGAGACACTTCTTTCTTATACCTAGTCTAACAATCTTATCTAAACACACTTTCTCTCtattgaaagagagagagaaaaattctcTCAACCAGAAGAAACTCTTTCTTAGAGATATAGTTCCTTTGTGGtaagtttgaaataaaatttgaatatctGCTAAATAATAATTTGTTGAATTTGCTTTTAACATTTCTGTTATTACATGTACGACTCTGTGGTATAATTTATTTGCACACACTTCCCCTTGAGggagctccttgaggacaggacTGCCTTTTTCAACACACAGTGTCAGAGCCAAAAAAAGCCCCTGGAATCTGGGAG from Capra hircus breed San Clemente chromosome 10, ASM170441v1, whole genome shotgun sequence encodes the following:
- the LOC102181504 gene encoding olfactory receptor 11H4, with translation MNMSAAHIVTEFILLGFPGCWEIQIFLFSLFLVVYALTLMGNGAIICAVKWDPRLYTPMYFLLGNFAFLEIWYVSSTVPNMLVNILSKTKAISFSGCFLQFYFFFSLGTAECLFLAVMAYDRYQAICHPLHYPIIMTRRLCGTLVSLCWLTGFLGYPIPIFFISQLPFCGPNTIDHFLCDMDPLMALSCAPAPITEFIFYTQSSLVLFFTITYILRSYTLLLRAVFQIPSTAGRRKAFSTCGSHLTVVSLFYGTVMVMYVSPTYGISALMQKILTLVYSIMTPFLNPLIYSLRNKDMKLALRNVLFGRRISQNS